A genomic window from Diorhabda sublineata isolate icDioSubl1.1 chromosome 8, icDioSubl1.1, whole genome shotgun sequence includes:
- the LOC130447675 gene encoding suppressor of cytokine signaling 5 isoform X2, whose product MKCKFYGFLHNITNGLLQMMDNSSCMCDDRETVEAGPSTSQISVPKDNTKKSRINFFNICRDRPLPFTSKREKKPTSSNRSSTSMKKSPKWGIKFRFKRTTTQDNQNCCQCTCYRNYSNENNNVPAGSNESTNERESQSSLKSSESSTSISDNNVTREEEQEASGTAAVTEVNGVKGIYGTAPATSSIPNIIISSPFMDMQWMRGQPEDCEEAARIARAREIEEGVVAPANFRLIKRVQLLCSDTETESQAPRRLQLVCSPDFNVESLKSLFQNHVTFRSGPLDTITGCHTQVDFIHCLVPDLLTITNCSFYWGKMDRYKAEELLEGKPEGTFLLRDSAQEEFLFSVSFRRYGRSLHARIEQWNHRFSFDSHDPGVYTSITVYGLIEHYKDPSSCMFFEPLLTWPLNRKFPFSLQHLARAVIVSSKLNYDDINQLKLPKDIKNYLKEYHYKQKVRVERFDEDTPWLDMRDIPT is encoded by the exons ATGAAATGTAAATTTTATGGTTTCTTGCATAATATAACTAATGGTTTACTTCAAATGATGGATAACAGTTCTTGCATGTGTGATGACCGAGAAACGGTAGAAGCCGGTCCAAGCACATCACAAATTTCAGTACCAAAAGACAATACAAAAAAGagtagaatcaatttttttaatatctgtcGTGACCGACCACTTCCTTTCACGTCGAAACGCGAAAAAAAGCCGACATCGTCTAATAGAAGCTCGACATCCATGAAAAAATCACCCAAATGGGGTATTAAATTCAGATTCAAAAGGACCACAACACAGGATAACCAAAATTGTTGTCAATGTACGTGTTATCGTAATTATTCTAATGAAAACAATAATGTACCTGCGGGATCTAATGAAAGTACTAATGAGAG AGAAAGTCAGAGCTCTCTAAAAAGTTCTGAATCATCGACCAGTATTTCTGATAATAATGTAACTagagaagaagaacaagaagcgAGTGGAACAGCGGCAGTTACTGAAGTGAATGGTGTTAAAGGGATATATGGGACAGCACCGGCCACTAGTTCCATACCTAATATTATAATAAGTTCCCCTTTTATGGACATGCAATG GATGAGGGGTCAACCTGAAGATTGCGAAGAAGCTGCTAGAATAGCTAGAGCTAGAGAAATAGAAGAAGGTGTCGTAGCTCCTGCGAATTTCCGTTTAATCAAAAGGGTTCAGTTGTTGTGTTCTGATACTGAAACAGAATCACAAGCTCCGAGgag gttacaACTGGTTTGTTCTCCTGATTTCAATGTCGAATCCTTGAAATCGTTGTTCCAAAATCATGTTACTTTCAGATCGGGTCCGTTAGATACGATAACAGGATGTCATACTCAAGTTGATTTTATACATTGTTTGGTACCCGATTTATTAACTATCACCAATTGCAGTTTTTATTGgg GCAAAATGGATCGATACAAAGCTGAAGAATTACTCGAAGGCAAACCCGAAGGGACGTTTTTATTGCGAGATTCGGCTCAAGAAGAATTCCTATTCAGCGTATCTTTCCGAAGGTACGGTAGATCTTTGCACGCGAGAATAGAACAATGGAATCACAGATTCAGTTTCGATTCACACGATCCGGGTGTATATACGTCGATCACTGTATATGGTTTAATAGAACACTACAAAGATCCTAGCAGTTGCATGTTCTTCGAACCACTATTAACTTGGCcgttaaatagaaaatttcctttttccctTCAGCATTTAGCTAGGGCGGTAATTGTATCATCGAAACTCAATTACGACGATATAAATCAATTGAAGTTACCAAAAGATATCAAAAACTACTTGAAGGAATATCATTATAAGCAGAAGGTTCGCGTCGAAAGGTTCGACGAAGATACGCCATGGTTGGATATGAGAGATATTCCTACTTGA
- the LOC130447675 gene encoding suppressor of cytokine signaling 5 isoform X1, which produces MCFRSTRLYITKMAECRGRIEKILHEMKCKFYGFLHNITNGLLQMMDNSSCMCDDRETVEAGPSTSQISVPKDNTKKSRINFFNICRDRPLPFTSKREKKPTSSNRSSTSMKKSPKWGIKFRFKRTTTQDNQNCCQCTCYRNYSNENNNVPAGSNESTNERESQSSLKSSESSTSISDNNVTREEEQEASGTAAVTEVNGVKGIYGTAPATSSIPNIIISSPFMDMQWMRGQPEDCEEAARIARAREIEEGVVAPANFRLIKRVQLLCSDTETESQAPRRLQLVCSPDFNVESLKSLFQNHVTFRSGPLDTITGCHTQVDFIHCLVPDLLTITNCSFYWGKMDRYKAEELLEGKPEGTFLLRDSAQEEFLFSVSFRRYGRSLHARIEQWNHRFSFDSHDPGVYTSITVYGLIEHYKDPSSCMFFEPLLTWPLNRKFPFSLQHLARAVIVSSKLNYDDINQLKLPKDIKNYLKEYHYKQKVRVERFDEDTPWLDMRDIPT; this is translated from the exons atgtGTTTTCGAAGTACAAGATTATATATAACCAAAATGGCGGAATGTCGAGGTCgtatagaaaaa ATCCTGCATGAGATGAAATGTAAATTTTATGGTTTCTTGCATAATATAACTAATGGTTTACTTCAAATGATGGATAACAGTTCTTGCATGTGTGATGACCGAGAAACGGTAGAAGCCGGTCCAAGCACATCACAAATTTCAGTACCAAAAGACAATACAAAAAAGagtagaatcaatttttttaatatctgtcGTGACCGACCACTTCCTTTCACGTCGAAACGCGAAAAAAAGCCGACATCGTCTAATAGAAGCTCGACATCCATGAAAAAATCACCCAAATGGGGTATTAAATTCAGATTCAAAAGGACCACAACACAGGATAACCAAAATTGTTGTCAATGTACGTGTTATCGTAATTATTCTAATGAAAACAATAATGTACCTGCGGGATCTAATGAAAGTACTAATGAGAG AGAAAGTCAGAGCTCTCTAAAAAGTTCTGAATCATCGACCAGTATTTCTGATAATAATGTAACTagagaagaagaacaagaagcgAGTGGAACAGCGGCAGTTACTGAAGTGAATGGTGTTAAAGGGATATATGGGACAGCACCGGCCACTAGTTCCATACCTAATATTATAATAAGTTCCCCTTTTATGGACATGCAATG GATGAGGGGTCAACCTGAAGATTGCGAAGAAGCTGCTAGAATAGCTAGAGCTAGAGAAATAGAAGAAGGTGTCGTAGCTCCTGCGAATTTCCGTTTAATCAAAAGGGTTCAGTTGTTGTGTTCTGATACTGAAACAGAATCACAAGCTCCGAGgag gttacaACTGGTTTGTTCTCCTGATTTCAATGTCGAATCCTTGAAATCGTTGTTCCAAAATCATGTTACTTTCAGATCGGGTCCGTTAGATACGATAACAGGATGTCATACTCAAGTTGATTTTATACATTGTTTGGTACCCGATTTATTAACTATCACCAATTGCAGTTTTTATTGgg GCAAAATGGATCGATACAAAGCTGAAGAATTACTCGAAGGCAAACCCGAAGGGACGTTTTTATTGCGAGATTCGGCTCAAGAAGAATTCCTATTCAGCGTATCTTTCCGAAGGTACGGTAGATCTTTGCACGCGAGAATAGAACAATGGAATCACAGATTCAGTTTCGATTCACACGATCCGGGTGTATATACGTCGATCACTGTATATGGTTTAATAGAACACTACAAAGATCCTAGCAGTTGCATGTTCTTCGAACCACTATTAACTTGGCcgttaaatagaaaatttcctttttccctTCAGCATTTAGCTAGGGCGGTAATTGTATCATCGAAACTCAATTACGACGATATAAATCAATTGAAGTTACCAAAAGATATCAAAAACTACTTGAAGGAATATCATTATAAGCAGAAGGTTCGCGTCGAAAGGTTCGACGAAGATACGCCATGGTTGGATATGAGAGATATTCCTACTTGA